GCGGGGCAAGGGGACCGCCTCACGGATGTGCGTGCATTCGCAGGAACAGGGGATCGGGATGGGCTTCACGGGCATGCAGTTCAACCTCGTCGTCTCCACCAACGAAGGCGCGGTCCGGCTGTGGAAGAAGCTGGGCTTTGAGATCGTCGGCACGCTGCCCTCCGCATTCAGGGACCCCGTGGACGGGCTGGTCGATGCGTTCGTGATGTTCAAGGCGCTGGGCGAAAGGTAGGGCGTGGCGGCCAGGGCGACAGGAAGGCAATCCTCCGGATTGGCCCGAAATGACAATCCGGAGGCTTGTCTTCCTTTCCCTCCGGGTGCATGGATCATCCTGCGGGTGGCTCGACCGCTTTCCTTTCCATGAGACGAATGGCGAAACCGTGGCCGTGGATTTATGCCGTGCTGGTGCTCCTCTGCGGCCATGGCGGATACCGCATGGTCCGTGATGCGGGGGAGATGCCATCCGGTGTGGATTGGGGGGCGGCGGCAGTGACCTTCGCTGCCTTCACCATCGCGCCGCTGCTGTTGGCCGCCTATGGATTCCACCATTCCAGAAGGGAAAGGATGCTGCGTCCGTCGTGGGACCGGCATCCGTTCGGTTGGTGGACGGATACGCTCCAGCCGCTGCGTTTCGCGGTGGTTCTCGGTCTGGCCCTTGCCGCCGGTGCCGCGCTCGCCCTGCCGTCCGCGGATGAACAGGGACGGATGACCTTCTTCATTCTGGCCGCCATCGCCTCCGGCATCATCATCGGCGAGCGGCTGGTGTACGTGATCTATCGTAGCAGGATCGACTGAAAGGCATGAGGGGCGGAGTTCTGACGAATCTCCTGTCCATTCCATCGCTCTCATCGCACCCTGGCACTACTTCAACTTCTTCCATCAGAAATGAGTTCCTGGAGACCGACATCCGAAGCCGAGATATGGGACCTGATCAACCAGGCATGGATGAGGATGAGCCTGCCGCAGCGCCGCCTGTGGGAAGTCATCAAAATCGATCCCGTCAAGTGGCGGGAAAGCTCATACGGGGGTTTGGGCGGCGGCTTCTGGGTGGTGGGTATCTGCGGCAACACGGTGATCTGGTACAATGACATCGAACGCGGATTCAACCGATCTGCATGGTCGGTTGCCGGGACCATCGATGAATACTGGTGCAATCAGGACGATCTGGAGGAAGCGGTTCAGGAGGTGCTCAACCAGTGGCAGGATGGATATCCATCCGGAGGGAGATGTGGCCCGCCCCAGCCGCTGGTGTAGGAGCGTGATGACGCGCTGACCGTCCTATGGCACCCGCTGAAGGTATGAAGCGGCCATGGTTTTCCCCCGCACGTACAGCTCCGGCGGTCCGGGCCGGGCCAGCCCTACCGATTTTCAGTTAACTGAACAACGCGGCGATGGGCTTGCCATCGGTGCCGCCCATGCGGAACGGACGCTTCGACGGGGACATGAGCGGGAGATCGAACGGGATGCCGAGCGCGAAGGCGATGGAGGCGTTGAAGTCGGACGCGCCGACCTTGCCCTCGATGACGTTGGAGGCGGTCTCGTCGGTCTTTCCATAAGCCTGGCCGCCCTTGATGCCGCCGCCGGCCATGAGGCAGGAGAAGGCTTTCGGGAAATGGTTCCGGCCCAGGTTGCCCTCGACGATCTTCGGCGTGCGGCCGAACTCGGTGGCGACGACGATGAGGGTGGAGTCCAGCAGGCCGCGCGCCTGCAGGTCGGAGATGAGGGTGGAGAGCGCCTGGTCCAGCACGGGGATCTTTTCCTCCATCAGCGCGAAGTTGTCGGAGTGCCAGTCGAAGCCGCCGTACTCCACCTCGACGAAGCGCACGCCGCGCTCCACCAGCCTGCGGGCGAGCAGGACGCCCTGGCCGAACCGGTCCGTGCCATACGCGGCGCGGGAGTCCGCCGGTTCCTTGGAAAGGTCGAAGGCCTCCAGGTCCGCGCTGTGCATCATCTTCACGGCGGAGTCATAGACCTCGTTGTAGGCGCGGACGGACCGCTGGCCCTTGTGGAAGCGGCTGTCGAAGTCGTGGTCCAGCTCCGCGCGCAGGTCGAGCTGGCGCTGGAAGGAGGCGTCGTTGGTATCGGCGCGCTTCCTCACGTTGCGCAGGCCTTTCTGCGGATCGCCGATGGGCAGCGGGGAATATTGCGGCTCGAAGAAGCCTCCGCCGGGGTGCTGGTTGCCACCGCCGATGAGGACGAAGGATGGGATGCTGCCGTTCTGCTCACCGGCCAGGCGGGCGGCCCACGCGCCGGACGACGGGTGGACGATGGTCCCGCGCGGCGTGTAGCTGGTGTGCATGAGGTA
The sequence above is drawn from the Akkermansiaceae bacterium genome and encodes:
- a CDS encoding DUF1501 domain-containing protein; the protein is MNPHQLNELSRRDFLARTARACFGLSIAGSAAQLFSPQALAADPAILQAGGGKAKHVIYLYMSGGMTHIDTFDPKPDAPAEYRGLTNAIGTNVDGIQLGHCLPMLAKHMDKVALIRSLSTTQGAHEQGKYLMHTSYTPRGTIVHPSSGAWAARLAGEQNGSIPSFVLIGGGNQHPGGGFFEPQYSPLPIGDPQKGLRNVRKRADTNDASFQRQLDLRAELDHDFDSRFHKGQRSVRAYNEVYDSAVKMMHSADLEAFDLSKEPADSRAAYGTDRFGQGVLLARRLVERGVRFVEVEYGGFDWHSDNFALMEEKIPVLDQALSTLISDLQARGLLDSTLIVVATEFGRTPKIVEGNLGRNHFPKAFSCLMAGGGIKGGQAYGKTDETASNVIEGKVGASDFNASIAFALGIPFDLPLMSPSKRPFRMGGTDGKPIAALFS